TCCTATTATAAcacacattttatttttcaagaaataagGTTGATGCAGTACACTGAAGCATAGTAAGACTCTATATTTGTGAAGCATCAGCTTATTTTCACATCACATTCAAGGTTCTCTCGAATTGAAGAAATGCATATAATTAAGAAGTTTAGTATCCTTAGAAACATATTCTCCTTTTGACATTTATTCAACCAAATTCTTAGGAAGATTCATGAAACAGAAAACTGCATAAGGTTAACCTCTTGTTCATGTTTCTTACTATATATAGATCTATCTATTGGATACCACATCATTCAGACACAAACACCCACCAAATAACGAACCTGGGCCGTGCTAATAATCCAAAGAACATGGTCATTATATGTTGACTTTTCTAATATAATTgaatttttcttgtttcttaAAAGAAAACACAACGTTTTTATATTTGGCGGGGAAATCGGTGAGACACAAATGTTATGTtaacacttgtgtgaacctctttgtATTTCAAGTGAATTATACAAGATTATCTCTCTCGATATTTTATACTCATGAGTGGATTACTCATCTCCTCTTGTGAAAGTAGGTCAATTAATTGAACAAcattaaattattatatctcttataatatatttttcatttatcttcttactcatgatttttcaaaaatttctttTGCTAGCTTCCCCGCAAACACTTAATTATTTTCGGTCacaacattatattatatacataGGGCATCTCAATTTAGACACACCAAGTTATTATGTTCATATTTGCACAGCATGCTTTCCAAGTCAGAACTCTGAAAAAGTTTCAATAGGAGACCGAATATTTAAGCTCATAAGAGGGTAAAGAGAGATTTCGAACATTCAATTAgcaaataactttaaaattcaaactTCAATTATTTGAAGTATAAACTACAGATACAAATCCCAGTACGTGGTTTGTGGCACGATAATAAAGTGCTGATGAAATCTAAGACATGAGTTCACAATACATTACTGACCGAAATATTTACACAGATGAGGGTAATGATAGTAAAACCCTTGATCACAGACAACATTCTTGGGATAAATTCTCTTAAAGATTAGGATTAGTAGTATGGGTGGCAGTCACAGTAGAGACCATTGCATCAACTCCACAGATATTGTGACCTCTGCAGATCTTGTAATATCCGTGTTCTCCCCAAGTCTCTCCCCAAGAATTCTTAATAATCCAGTAAGGCTTTTTCTTGAGACGGATAGGGGCAAAACCATCAGAACCATAACCCACTAGGAGGACACCATGATCCTGACGCTTGAGGCAAATTAATGGGCATGAAACTCCTCCAACGTATGTCTGCATCCAACCAGCATTGATCCCCACTGCATTTTAGAaccacacaaaaaaaatatacttaaaTTTTCTTGTTTGCTCTCATTCACACTAGCAAAAATCTTCCAACTTAAGCCTTCAGTTTATGAAAGCTACAACATTACCTGCAAGAGGACCATGTTTAAGCAGGTTAGCAGCAATTTGATCTTCATCAAGACCAACAACACTGAAGTTAGATACAGAGGCGGCAATTTTGCTCTTGTCAAAGTGGCATTTGCCATTCTTGCCAGTGTAAGGATAGTCTTTCTCCCGTTGGAGACCTCCAGATTTCAGGGTGTACTCAAAGGCGGTGGTCATAAGACCACCGTCGCAACCTGCATCACAATCATTTTTCTCCACCGGGTCACACTGCATAAgggaattttttatttatttaagataAACATGGTAAaacaaatatgtatgtatttatttaGTAGAAGAAAAGGCAATAATCAGATACACACAGTTAGCCTCAAGGATTATTGTCTCTGTTCAGTATCAACTCGGTTCCCTATTGGGTTAATTTGTCTTTCTATGTTGCTCCaaagaaacaaaaacaattTTAAATAGCAAGATGATCCATTTTAAAGAAACAAAGAGCATACGACAATCCTATTTTCTTTTTGCCTCCTAGTAGTACGGACAAGCAAAGATTTTGATCTTTAATCCTTTCCCACAAAATTAATACCCAAATAGTTCACTTTTCGACGCAGACAACTAGCTTTGGCAAGAAAACTCAATGATACGGTGTTTGGCACAACGATTTACcattatatatgatttgtttCAAGAAAACTAACCCAAATAATTTGAGATCGAGTCTGTTTATCGACTGTCAGATGAAAGAATCAGGAAAATAGAACTATCCTATATGCTTTTAACTTACACTCCCCAGCCCCAACTGTATAAATACCTAAAAAAACAGTAAAGTCTAATCCTTTTCCAGTTTATAAGCCATTTCCAACAGAAAGATTGTAACTCAAATGATAGCTAAACCATAAACCCTTTCTAATCTAAGCATATTATACAGAGCTGAGCATATATTCAAAGCAACATGATAATATGAAAAGAAACACCAGCAAAACATCATCAATTGCACTTAAACATAGATATAGATACTAATCAATATTGAATTGATCAAATTTAAAAAGTCAACGGCAAGAACAATACTGACCTCATGGTCACAATCCACAAGCTGCTGTTCACTAAGGCTCACCAGCTCTCCAGTTGCCAAAAAGTGAGCTCCTTCCACCGCTCCTGTCGTACTGAAGGACCAGCATGATCCACATGAGCCCTAATATAGTCAAAGCCATCCACcgataaatacaaaataatcggaaaaaaaaacaaaaaggaatATCAATTAATCACATAATACAAATATATCCATATTAAATGACCTGATTTTTAACACCGGTGACGGCGCCCTTCTCACGCCAGTCAAAATCAGCTGGAAGATCCTTGGTCGGGAGGATCGGAGCTTTCTCAGAGTTAAGCTTAGGTCGGGGCTTGTGAAGTCCAAGGTAAGTCCGACGAAACTCCGATGGAGTTAGATCGGAGAATTGCGTAATACCGTGCTCAGCGGTAGGGTCAAGGAGCTGGTTGCGCTTCGCACGGCGGAGATTAGCCTTGAATACCTTCAATCTATGGTCATGTTCCTCCTGAGAAGCATAGATCTTTCCAAACTTAGATTTAAAAAGTGAAAAGTGATGCTCGGCGTTTAACATATGGTTGTCATCGGTTTCCGATACTACTTGCCGGATCAACGGATCGTCGTCGGAGAAAGCAATTGCCGACGAGAAAAGTGCGAAAGCGAGAAGAGATAAGAGAAAAAGACGATCCATTGGAGAAATAATAAGAagagtgaagaagaaaaaaggagaTATTTTCTCATTCTTCTACCGCTACTCGAGTTTATATTGGCTCCGAGAACCTGGTAGGTATGTAAATTAGCCGTTGTGATTATCACACGTGTAAATTTCACCTCATGATACGTGTGCTCACGGGTCACTGGTACtaccttattttttcttattgtgtttgatattcattttgagactcgattaaatttaaatttattacaGAAAAATCTGCATTAGAGTGTGAAAGCTCTTTAACAAggataattttatattttgaaaaattcaaaatttgagttctctaattaaaaataaaaaaaatatttaccactTCGTCATATTTCTTATAAATTACTACTATCTTATTTGTTTCTACAAGTTGATGGTAGGACTATTTTGCAGATAACAACAAAAGAGAGGTTGCTTCCGTTGGTCACTAATAAGTTAAGGGGTGTCCTTAAAATATCACTTAACATCCTTTTCATTGGGTCAGGTATGGGACCCACATTTGATTTTAATAAAGTATTCTCGCCTAATCTTGAAACTTGATGAAtgcttttttgaaaaaaattaaaaaatcacgttcaatttgaattgacttataagctatttataagctatttttaatttttttttgagtgtttggctgaccaatttaaaattattttgtgtttaaaataagctccaataaataattgggtttatttggatgaacttattttaagtaatttatatgttgaaaatagcttataattcaaaaaaaataaaattaatcagcaccgatttattttttaaaaaaacttataagcagttttcaacttataaataagttaaaaataagtcaattcaaacaggTTACAAATCTTTTCCTTCTGGTTTAGGTACGAGAAATTGTCAATATAAAAATCGATTTTTGCGGGTCAACAAATGTAAATAGGATCTCTAACGAATGGGATCCAATTAAATTATTACCATTTAGTTCCTTTTTATATAAATTCTGATATTAAAATGTATTTATTGTTAATTATGTCAAAATATGTTATAACAGCCCTTTTCTGTTAGTAAGAGAGGAAGACAAAGTATCTTGATTTTAATTTATCATAATAGAACTAATAACTTGAATTATATAATGAAGAAACATTTGAGACAATGATAAATTTAGGACAAATTAAAATAACACTGAATATATTGGATTATAGTTTAGCAAGCATAGGGAGAATAAAATTGATGTAAAATTGTGATGGCTAAATTCAGAAGTTCATAATCCATTGACATGAAATTATAAAGATATAACTGATATGATGGAATAATATAACATCTTGCATATGACAAGCCTAAGTGTCCCAATATGGAATATGACACTTATTTGGTGGATTTAGTTAAGATATAAAGTTTGTGTCCTTGCTATCAGTGTTTGATCGTTTAATCTTATCAAGTGATATTAAAATCAAGATCATGAATTCGATTTCCACAAGCCTCGTGTTGCATGAAGCAAGTATTGGAAGGAAGATTATAGGGCAATGCCAACATTCTATTGTTACATGTGAAATCAAAGTATAAGTGAATTGCTACGAAGCCAGTAATGTTATATAAACACAAATGTTAAACCTTTAATTTTTGGCCGGCCATATCCTTCATGAGATAGTATTGTAGAAATATATATACTTTAGGATggatataaacaaaaaaaaggcCGGTTGATTCTAATTCACTTATGTTCTACatattaaatgaattaatttgaaTGTACGTTACTGGGATATGAACGATTAAGGGTGTTAAATATAACAAGATAAACTCAAAAGCACCTAAAAAAAGACATATTCTCTTAACATTCaagaaaacataacaaaaaagaaagagtaaatACATCAAATCCTCTTTAAACTTGgcaacaaaatttattttagtacTTTAACTTTACGGACATTTATTTACCCTTCTAATTTCGTGTCATGTGAATTTAATATCACCCAAACGAAGAAATGTAAACTTACACATTAAGAACAGAATCCATGGAAGTTAAACCTCCATGGAAGAGTATGTGAACAACTCCATATAGAGAAGAGAGGGAGAAGATATTATTTCATTGAAAACTTGAATACAATTGAGGAAAATCATCTCCTTTTATAGACTATGTGGTGTGAACCATGTAATTATTTCTC
This region of Solanum dulcamara chromosome 9, daSolDulc1.2, whole genome shotgun sequence genomic DNA includes:
- the LOC129903167 gene encoding probable cysteine protease RD19C: MDRLFLLSLLAFALFSSAIAFSDDDPLIRQVVSETDDNHMLNAEHHFSLFKSKFGKIYASQEEHDHRLKVFKANLRRAKRNQLLDPTAEHGITQFSDLTPSEFRRTYLGLHKPRPKLNSEKAPILPTKDLPADFDWREKGAVTGVKNQGSCGSCWSFSTTGAVEGAHFLATGELVSLSEQQLVDCDHECDPVEKNDCDAGCDGGLMTTAFEYTLKSGGLQREKDYPYTGKNGKCHFDKSKIAASVSNFSVVGLDEDQIAANLLKHGPLAVGINAGWMQTYVGGVSCPLICLKRQDHGVLLVGYGSDGFAPIRLKKKPYWIIKNSWGETWGEHGYYKICRGHNICGVDAMVSTVTATHTTNPNL